A single genomic interval of Persephonella atlantica harbors:
- a CDS encoding molybdopterin-dependent oxidoreductase has protein sequence MEQILATAQCPYCGVGCGLEIFKDKKGRIKIRGDKTHPATKGDLCLKPIPLPKVMDIGRVPAPLYRESKKEQFREISWEEAFQIIANRIKENKPDENYFYISGQLTTEDSYVINKFVKGFVRTNNIDANSRLCMASAVMGYKLSFGSDGPPGSYEDIDDADAFVFAGSNAAWTHPVLFKRVLNRKKDYPQGKIIVIDPVYTATAEKADLWIDIKPGTDTALFNSVLYLLNKKGWIDYGFVSRYTEGFSEALEEAEKFPPEKAAQICGIKESKIYRLAEIYAFSKKVISFWTMGLNQSSNGTMKNLSLINLHLATGRLNEKGCPFSLTGQPNAMGGREVGYLVNGLPGYRDVRNEEDRRFMEQFWEIPEGSIKEKPGKTVVEAVDEMINGQIKLLWIVCTNPAVTMPNLNKFWRALRNTFVVVQDAYLTDSVDYANLVLPATQWGEKEGVMTGSDRTITYNRAFKQPPPQCKHDWEIFCQVAKKMGWGEFFDYKNSREIFNEFKKTTKGRLCDVSYWDYEDLPKQWGGRWLYKDLKFPTPSGKAKFNKAQFEPPADKLKYPYSFVLTTGRTKKQWHTMTRTGKSHELLRDESEPFILLSEEDAFELGIMDNDYINIRSVRGQIYIKAKIGKIKKGVVFSPFGYGKIYHFPANILVSDALDPVSKEPELKFSSIFIKARKKRIYKLSDEVYNRLKETYQNVELYLDDAIEKGLICAVSDENIETVKSAALKMKELINLFVNKPADWEKALLINQEVAGMYIKLGIEPSAYRKITQEFVKALGSIYELPEETLQVWEYAHEFLSHGIFEIVKRHYEEALKK, from the coding sequence ATGGAGCAGATACTTGCCACTGCCCAGTGTCCTTACTGCGGTGTTGGCTGTGGTCTTGAGATATTCAAGGACAAAAAGGGAAGAATAAAAATAAGGGGAGACAAAACTCACCCTGCAACAAAAGGAGACCTGTGCCTGAAGCCTATACCACTGCCAAAGGTTATGGACATTGGGAGAGTTCCTGCTCCCCTTTACAGAGAAAGTAAAAAGGAGCAGTTTAGAGAAATCTCGTGGGAAGAGGCTTTTCAGATAATAGCTAACAGGATAAAAGAGAACAAACCTGACGAAAACTACTTCTACATCTCAGGTCAGCTGACCACAGAAGACAGCTATGTGATAAACAAGTTTGTTAAAGGATTTGTCAGAACAAACAACATAGACGCAAACTCAAGACTGTGTATGGCTTCTGCCGTGATGGGATACAAACTGTCTTTTGGTTCAGATGGTCCTCCCGGAAGTTATGAAGACATAGACGATGCAGATGCTTTTGTGTTTGCAGGTTCAAATGCTGCGTGGACGCATCCTGTTCTGTTTAAAAGGGTGTTAAACAGAAAAAAAGATTATCCACAAGGGAAAATCATTGTTATAGACCCTGTTTACACTGCAACTGCAGAAAAGGCAGACCTGTGGATTGATATAAAACCGGGAACAGATACAGCTCTGTTTAACAGTGTTCTTTATCTGCTGAATAAGAAGGGATGGATAGATTATGGGTTTGTAAGCAGATATACTGAAGGATTTTCTGAAGCTTTAGAAGAAGCAGAGAAGTTTCCACCAGAAAAGGCAGCCCAGATATGCGGTATAAAGGAGAGCAAAATTTACAGGCTTGCAGAGATTTATGCTTTTAGTAAAAAAGTGATATCCTTCTGGACTATGGGTTTAAATCAGTCTTCCAACGGGACAATGAAAAATCTGTCTCTTATAAACCTCCATCTTGCAACAGGAAGGTTGAACGAAAAGGGCTGTCCTTTTTCCCTTACAGGTCAGCCTAACGCAATGGGTGGAAGGGAAGTTGGATATCTTGTTAACGGCCTTCCCGGTTATAGGGATGTGAGAAACGAAGAAGACAGGAGATTTATGGAGCAGTTTTGGGAAATTCCTGAAGGAAGTATTAAGGAAAAACCGGGAAAAACAGTAGTGGAAGCCGTAGATGAAATGATAAACGGGCAGATAAAACTCCTCTGGATTGTGTGCACAAATCCTGCTGTAACGATGCCTAATCTCAATAAGTTCTGGAGAGCTCTGAGAAACACATTTGTTGTTGTTCAGGATGCATACCTCACAGACAGTGTAGATTATGCGAATTTGGTTCTTCCTGCAACACAGTGGGGGGAAAAGGAAGGAGTAATGACAGGCTCTGACAGAACGATAACATACAACAGAGCATTCAAACAGCCCCCTCCTCAGTGTAAACACGACTGGGAGATATTCTGTCAGGTGGCAAAAAAGATGGGGTGGGGGGAGTTTTTTGATTACAAAAATAGCAGGGAAATATTTAATGAGTTTAAAAAGACAACAAAGGGAAGGCTGTGCGATGTATCCTACTGGGATTACGAAGACCTTCCAAAGCAGTGGGGAGGCAGGTGGCTTTACAAAGACCTGAAATTCCCAACACCTTCAGGAAAAGCAAAGTTTAATAAAGCACAGTTTGAACCTCCTGCTGATAAACTGAAGTATCCTTACAGCTTTGTTTTGACTACAGGAAGAACAAAGAAGCAGTGGCACACGATGACGAGAACAGGTAAATCCCACGAACTGCTGAGAGACGAGTCTGAGCCGTTTATACTTCTCAGCGAAGAAGATGCCTTTGAGCTGGGCATTATGGATAACGACTACATAAACATCAGGTCTGTTAGGGGACAGATTTATATAAAAGCAAAAATCGGAAAAATCAAAAAAGGTGTTGTGTTTTCACCTTTTGGTTATGGGAAGATTTACCATTTTCCTGCCAACATTCTGGTCAGTGATGCTTTAGACCCTGTATCAAAAGAGCCAGAGCTGAAGTTTTCTTCCATATTCATAAAAGCAAGGAAAAAGAGAATATACAAGCTTTCAGACGAGGTTTACAACAGGTTAAAAGAAACTTATCAGAATGTGGAGCTTTATCTTGATGATGCCATTGAAAAAGGTCTGATTTGCGCTGTTTCTGATGAAAATATTGAGACAGTAAAATCTGCTGCCCTGAAAATGAAAGAGCTTATCAACCTGTTTGTGAATAAACCTGCCGACTGGGAAAAAGCGTTGCTTATAAACCAGGAAGTTGCAGGTATGTACATAAAACTTGGTATTGAACCTTCAGCCTACAGGAAAATCACTCAGGAGTTTGTGAAAGCATTAGGCAGTATATATGAGCTTCCAGAAGAAACACTACAGGTATGGGAGTATGCCCACGAATTTCTGTCCCACGGGATATTTGAGATTGTCAAAAGACACTACGAAGAAGCTTTAAAGAAGTAG
- a CDS encoding anthranilate phosphoribosyltransferase, translated as MIEYIKKVGAGKKRFKDLTTEEAYQVEKLISEGKATDLQTGAFWSAERIKYASVEELKGFLKYHRENIKTVDTEIKPLDIAVNYDGKDRSVHILPASIFIGAGAGTYIGGHGAENIPSKYGITYHQILEKMGARTPSNIDTVKKTLEKTGFGFVHQRVFAQKLFNLLPKRKEFGLRTYHNTMERMLNPYNTDRVITGVSHPPYIEKYTELARFAGMNKITVFKSLEGGVEPFPNHETKLFIDGRESLIVHPEGINKKIILQKLSPEENSKICISVLKEKETPYTPFAVLTAALLVIAYRKTESFEEAKELAQESLLSGRAYEKFKKYCEITQGG; from the coding sequence ATGATTGAGTATATAAAAAAGGTAGGAGCAGGTAAAAAAAGATTCAAAGACCTTACAACAGAAGAAGCCTATCAGGTAGAAAAGCTTATCAGCGAAGGAAAAGCAACAGACCTGCAAACAGGTGCTTTCTGGTCAGCGGAAAGGATAAAGTACGCATCTGTTGAGGAGCTGAAAGGTTTTTTAAAATATCACAGGGAAAACATAAAAACCGTTGACACAGAGATAAAACCCCTTGACATAGCAGTAAATTACGACGGTAAAGACCGCTCTGTTCATATTCTACCAGCATCTATATTTATAGGAGCAGGGGCTGGCACATACATAGGAGGACATGGTGCAGAGAACATTCCTTCAAAATATGGGATAACATACCACCAGATATTAGAAAAGATGGGAGCAAGAACTCCCTCTAACATTGATACCGTAAAGAAAACTTTAGAAAAAACAGGTTTTGGATTTGTTCACCAGAGGGTATTTGCACAAAAATTGTTCAATCTGCTACCAAAGAGAAAAGAGTTTGGTCTGAGAACTTATCACAACACAATGGAAAGGATGCTCAACCCTTACAACACAGACAGGGTAATTACAGGGGTTTCACATCCTCCATACATAGAGAAATATACAGAGCTTGCTAGATTTGCAGGGATGAATAAAATCACCGTCTTTAAAAGCCTTGAAGGAGGAGTAGAGCCATTTCCAAATCACGAAACAAAACTGTTTATAGACGGCAGAGAAAGTCTGATTGTTCATCCTGAAGGGATAAATAAGAAAATAATTCTCCAAAAATTATCACCGGAAGAAAACAGCAAAATATGTATATCTGTGCTGAAAGAAAAAGAGACACCTTACACTCCCTTTGCTGTCCTAACAGCTGCTCTGCTTGTGATAGCCTACAGAAAAACAGAAAGTTTTGAAGAAGCAAAAGAGCTGGCACAGGAGAGCTTACTCTCAGGCAGAGCATATGAGAAGTTTAAAAAATACTGTGAGATAACACAGGGAGGGTGA
- a CDS encoding type 1 glutamine amidotransferase, with translation MRIHYIQHVHFETPANIFRWAEEKNYPISGTKLFLNEKLPPLEQFDFLVVMGGPMGVYDEDKFPWLTEEKRFIEQCIKADKKILGICLGAQLIADVLGAKVYKNSYKEIGWFPVYLTEEGKKSISFKEFPEEFTAFHWHGDTFDIPKGAVHTAFSEGCKNQAFEYNGGKVVGLQFHLETSEESAKALIENSVEELMEKGKYIQSPEEMLSDKERFSQIEKLLFRLLDNIEKT, from the coding sequence ATGAGAATACATTACATTCAGCACGTTCATTTTGAAACACCTGCAAACATTTTCAGATGGGCTGAAGAAAAAAATTACCCAATATCTGGAACAAAACTGTTTTTAAACGAAAAACTCCCCCCTTTAGAGCAGTTTGACTTTCTTGTTGTTATGGGAGGGCCTATGGGAGTTTACGATGAAGACAAATTCCCCTGGCTTACAGAAGAAAAAAGATTTATAGAGCAGTGTATAAAAGCTGACAAAAAAATATTAGGTATCTGCCTCGGTGCCCAGCTTATTGCGGATGTTTTAGGGGCAAAGGTTTACAAAAACAGCTATAAAGAGATTGGCTGGTTTCCTGTTTACCTTACAGAAGAAGGAAAAAAAAGTATAAGCTTCAAGGAATTTCCTGAAGAGTTTACAGCATTTCACTGGCACGGGGACACATTTGATATTCCTAAAGGAGCAGTCCATACAGCCTTCAGTGAAGGATGCAAAAATCAGGCATTTGAGTACAACGGAGGAAAGGTGGTAGGGCTTCAGTTCCATCTTGAGACAAGCGAAGAAAGTGCAAAAGCCCTGATAGAAAACTCTGTAGAGGAGCTTATGGAAAAGGGAAAATACATCCAGAGCCCAGAGGAAATGCTTTCAGACAAAGAAAGATTTTCCCAGATAGAAAAACTGCTGTTTAGACTCCTTGACAATATAGAGAAAACATAA
- a CDS encoding Fic family protein, producing the protein MDEKLIVERKKLLDRLGGVPEPVIENKEWLYLLEEETRNSILIEGYFVDEEELEQALAGNKPVSKSQEEAVKYFKTAKFVYGLAYENYKSNQFLFGIPLIRQINKELGFNGEFRKEKIKIAGAKFEPPESYIEEWIRIYIDYVQNLSENFFDRICVSHAFFEEIHPFTDGNGRTGRIILNYILISNGYPLVIIKGSDKKKQIYYKGLEELDSQLSDLFIKYKDVPPDRQKVYRKLKEAKSNILKRLILEALRESLDRLIIAKYKEKGIKLEPVSKLLKDLGYSPESTRQLIKRGKIIAVKIKKTWYSTEDLIKLFLVSH; encoded by the coding sequence ATGGACGAAAAATTAATTGTAGAGAGGAAAAAGCTGTTAGACAGATTAGGTGGGGTTCCAGAGCCTGTAATAGAAAACAAAGAGTGGCTTTATCTGCTTGAGGAAGAAACGAGGAACTCAATTCTTATAGAAGGATACTTTGTAGATGAGGAAGAGTTAGAGCAAGCATTAGCAGGAAATAAACCTGTTTCTAAATCTCAAGAAGAAGCAGTTAAGTATTTTAAAACAGCAAAATTTGTATATGGCCTTGCTTATGAAAACTATAAATCAAATCAGTTTTTATTTGGCATTCCATTAATTCGGCAGATAAATAAAGAACTTGGTTTTAATGGTGAATTTAGAAAAGAAAAAATTAAAATAGCAGGAGCAAAATTTGAGCCTCCAGAAAGCTATATAGAAGAATGGATAAGAATTTACATTGATTATGTTCAAAACTTAAGTGAAAACTTTTTTGATAGAATTTGTGTATCACACGCATTTTTTGAAGAAATACATCCATTCACAGATGGAAACGGTAGAACAGGAAGGATAATTCTAAACTATATATTAATAAGCAATGGATATCCACTGGTTATAATAAAAGGCTCGGATAAAAAGAAGCAAATCTACTACAAAGGATTAGAAGAGTTAGACAGCCAGTTATCTGATTTATTTATTAAATACAAAGATGTGCCACCAGATAGACAGAAAGTTTATAGAAAGCTAAAGGAAGCAAAATCAAATATTTTAAAAAGACTGATACTTGAAGCATTAAGAGAAAGTTTAGACAGGCTGATAATTGCAAAATATAAAGAGAAAGGAATAAAGCTTGAACCTGTAAGTAAATTACTGAAAGATTTAGGATACTCTCCAGAAAGCACAAGACAGTTAATAAAAAGAGGTAAAATCATAGCCGTAAAAATTAAAAAAACATGGTATTCTACAGAGGATTTGATAAAACTGTTCTTGGTTTCACATTAA
- a CDS encoding iron-sulfur cluster assembly scaffold protein, with protein MKVSQFLKSGMKNFVEERPEGYEILGSAKEGVHRVEIYIKKSQNRITDAKFNASKRCKKLLAVAELVTERLKNQEADKISINPDEILQFFAEEKEKEKMKNRLSIVLKALK; from the coding sequence TTGAAGGTATCTCAGTTTTTAAAAAGCGGGATGAAAAATTTTGTTGAGGAAAGACCTGAAGGATACGAAATCTTAGGCTCTGCAAAGGAAGGGGTTCACAGGGTAGAGATATACATCAAAAAATCACAAAACAGGATAACTGACGCAAAGTTTAACGCTTCAAAAAGGTGTAAAAAGCTGCTTGCTGTTGCCGAGCTGGTAACAGAAAGACTGAAAAATCAGGAAGCAGACAAAATCAGTATAAATCCTGACGAGATTTTACAGTTTTTTGCTGAAGAAAAAGAGAAAGAAAAGATGAAAAACCGTCTTTCCATTGTGCTTAAAGCATTGAAATGA
- a CDS encoding nitrite/sulfite reductase, with the protein MEKLIKVSQERNKKLNKIEQLKQEHSPKEAWEKLEYYAQKGFSSIPEQDLNYFFKCFGVFYRPATPERFMLRVRIPGGRLNYQQAVKIGEVAKKYGNDYIDLTTRMQVELRYIRIEDLPTVLKELESVGITTFQTGVDNFRNIVQDPLDGLSFDNVIETWDILQKLQSIFLKKEEWICKLPRKFNISICGSFSNRCNVYGHDACFVLAEKDGIFGFNVFLGGKVGAVAKPADVFLLGEEVPPFFEALGRVFKKYGFRDSRNKNRLKYMIDAVGMEEIIKAVEIEGGREYQKAGITQTPVQGGDKTGKVQLKDGTFALHMVVPSGIFSGTAMIQAADVSKEFGSGELRLTVEQNLYVVGIPEESIGKALSQPVFQQYKNRHSVFFSDLIACAGTEHCPFGVIPNKPDAIQMAEYLTKQFPHLEGKIRMYWSACQKGCGIHGLGDIGFVGVKFRKDGKPVTGVDIHFGGTITKESEEGRLLIKSVPLEEAKFLVEELIAEYSRLKKDKETFEEFYSRVLSRVSKEAVRFLMRFNRLLKDAGIDARVELNDMVIGCSTEEEEIFGFGFQLYRKLSGKSPYSRNNILEIYDEPKPENLKKLSPDVPNWLSDVVMKMIDKNPERRFKVFTEIDSYIKER; encoded by the coding sequence ATGGAAAAACTGATAAAGGTATCTCAGGAAAGGAATAAAAAACTCAATAAGATAGAGCAGTTAAAACAGGAGCATTCTCCTAAGGAAGCATGGGAAAAGTTAGAGTACTATGCTCAAAAAGGTTTTTCATCTATACCAGAGCAGGACCTTAACTACTTTTTTAAATGCTTTGGTGTTTTTTACAGACCAGCAACCCCTGAAAGATTTATGCTCAGGGTTCGTATTCCCGGTGGAAGGCTAAACTATCAACAGGCTGTAAAGATAGGAGAAGTTGCTAAAAAATACGGCAACGATTACATAGACCTGACAACAAGAATGCAGGTTGAACTGAGATACATAAGGATAGAAGACCTTCCAACTGTTTTAAAAGAGCTTGAGAGTGTTGGGATAACTACATTTCAAACTGGAGTAGATAACTTCAGAAACATTGTTCAGGACCCTTTAGATGGACTGTCTTTTGATAATGTCATTGAAACGTGGGACATACTGCAAAAATTACAGAGCATATTCCTGAAAAAAGAAGAATGGATATGCAAGCTTCCCAGAAAGTTCAACATATCTATCTGTGGCAGTTTTTCTAACAGATGCAACGTTTATGGGCATGATGCCTGCTTTGTTCTCGCTGAAAAAGATGGAATTTTCGGCTTCAACGTATTCCTGGGAGGGAAGGTTGGAGCTGTTGCTAAGCCTGCCGATGTGTTTTTACTGGGGGAGGAAGTTCCCCCCTTTTTTGAAGCGTTAGGCAGGGTTTTCAAAAAGTACGGCTTTAGAGACAGCAGAAACAAAAACAGACTGAAGTATATGATTGATGCTGTTGGTATGGAAGAGATAATAAAAGCTGTAGAGATAGAGGGAGGGAGGGAGTACCAGAAAGCAGGAATAACACAGACACCTGTTCAGGGGGGAGACAAAACAGGTAAAGTTCAGCTGAAAGACGGGACTTTTGCCCTTCATATGGTAGTCCCGTCTGGTATTTTTTCTGGAACAGCTATGATTCAGGCAGCTGATGTTTCAAAAGAGTTTGGGTCAGGGGAGCTGAGGTTGACAGTTGAACAGAATCTGTATGTTGTTGGTATTCCTGAAGAGAGCATTGGAAAAGCCCTCTCTCAGCCTGTATTTCAGCAGTACAAAAACAGACATTCTGTATTTTTTTCAGACCTTATTGCCTGTGCAGGAACAGAGCATTGTCCATTTGGTGTTATTCCCAATAAACCTGATGCTATTCAGATGGCAGAATACCTGACAAAGCAGTTTCCCCATTTAGAAGGGAAAATCAGGATGTACTGGTCAGCCTGTCAGAAAGGGTGTGGTATTCACGGTCTTGGGGATATCGGTTTTGTAGGTGTAAAGTTCAGGAAAGACGGAAAACCGGTAACAGGGGTAGACATACACTTTGGAGGAACAATCACAAAAGAGAGTGAAGAAGGAAGACTGCTGATAAAAAGTGTGCCCCTTGAAGAAGCAAAATTTTTAGTTGAGGAACTGATTGCTGAGTATTCAAGGCTGAAAAAGGATAAAGAAACCTTTGAGGAGTTTTACAGCAGAGTTTTGAGCCGTGTATCAAAAGAGGCTGTCAGATTTTTGATGAGATTTAACAGACTGTTAAAAGATGCAGGTATTGATGCAAGGGTTGAGCTTAACGATATGGTTATTGGTTGTTCAACAGAGGAAGAGGAGATTTTTGGTTTTGGATTTCAGCTTTACAGAAAGCTCTCAGGAAAGTCTCCATACTCAAGGAACAACATATTAGAGATATACGATGAGCCTAAGCCGGAGAATCTGAAAAAGCTCAGCCCAGATGTCCCGAACTGGCTGTCAGATGTAGTTATGAAAATGATAGACAAAAACCCAGAAAGAAGATTTAAGGTGTTTACAGAGATTGATTCATACATAAAGGAAAGATAA
- a CDS encoding biotin--[acetyl-CoA-carboxylase] ligase — translation MVIDAVDNFILESIKEKTISGDELSKRLNISRTAVWKRIKKLESLGYQIEKSSKGYRLKKRTDFLLYNEIQPYLNTERIGKNYLFFTEIDSTNLYAKRNELSDGTVIVAEYQTTGKGRRGRRWISNQKKGLYFTIVLKENIPVNEITVFSLIFPLSVKRAVEKLLKIDGLKIKWPNDIYINGKKCAGFLIETELEGNEVGRLIAGIGINVNQTEEELKTIDIPATSLYVETGCVVDRKSLLASILNEIENSINAFDKKSVLNEVEQSLLWKGENVIVIDENIEGLLVGLTDTGGIKILTDNGILETFVGDLTLRRVS, via the coding sequence ATGGTTATTGATGCTGTAGATAACTTTATTTTAGAAAGTATAAAAGAAAAAACCATATCAGGTGATGAACTGTCCAAAAGGCTAAACATCTCCAGAACAGCAGTATGGAAAAGGATAAAAAAGTTAGAATCCCTTGGCTACCAGATAGAAAAAAGCAGTAAAGGATACAGACTTAAAAAAAGAACAGATTTTCTCCTTTACAACGAAATACAGCCCTATCTAAATACAGAAAGAATAGGAAAAAACTACCTTTTCTTTACTGAGATTGATTCAACAAACCTGTACGCAAAAAGGAATGAGCTTTCAGACGGAACAGTTATTGTTGCTGAGTATCAGACAACAGGGAAAGGAAGAAGAGGAAGACGGTGGATTTCAAATCAGAAAAAGGGATTATACTTTACGATTGTTTTAAAAGAGAACATTCCTGTTAATGAAATAACAGTTTTTTCTTTGATTTTCCCCCTATCTGTCAAAAGAGCTGTAGAGAAACTGCTGAAAATTGATGGACTGAAGATAAAGTGGCCTAACGATATCTACATAAATGGGAAGAAATGTGCAGGATTTCTGATAGAAACAGAGCTTGAAGGAAATGAAGTAGGAAGGCTGATTGCAGGAATAGGGATTAACGTTAACCAGACAGAAGAAGAACTGAAAACTATTGACATACCAGCCACTTCCCTGTATGTAGAGACAGGATGTGTGGTTGATAGAAAAAGTTTGCTTGCCAGCATTCTTAACGAGATTGAAAACAGCATTAACGCATTTGATAAAAAATCTGTCTTAAATGAAGTAGAGCAGTCTCTTCTGTGGAAAGGTGAAAATGTGATAGTAATAGACGAAAACATAGAGGGACTGCTTGTTGGACTGACAGACACTGGAGGAATAAAAATTCTTACCGATAATGGAATTTTAGAAACATTTGTCGGAGATTTAACCTTGAGGAGGGTAAGTTGA
- a CDS encoding ABC transporter substrate-binding protein: protein MKKVVLLFLTVFLSCFKTDEYLKIGTNVWPGYEPLYVARELGYLKDIPVHIVEYSSASQVMRAYRNNVINSAALTLDEVILLRSYGFRPVVVLVMDFSNGADVIIARRGIETLSDLKGKKIGVENSALGAYMLTRALEKAGLTVNDVKIVPLEVDEHLNWFKRGKIDAVVTFEPVKSKILKAGGRVIFDSSQIPEEIVDVLVVEKEYLDKNPSVVKKLVNQWFRAVNFLKENPKEAFRIISQREHITDEELNKAYAGIKIPGRKENRLLLDSSKPKLEAVARKLLKIMKEKRIISQNSIDIDGIFDGRFIEED from the coding sequence ATGAAAAAAGTAGTTTTGTTATTTCTTACTGTTTTTCTGTCCTGTTTTAAGACAGATGAGTATCTTAAAATAGGGACAAATGTCTGGCCTGGTTATGAGCCTCTTTATGTCGCCAGAGAGCTTGGTTATCTGAAAGATATTCCTGTTCATATTGTAGAGTACTCCTCCGCATCACAGGTTATGAGAGCATACAGAAACAATGTTATTAACAGTGCAGCCCTCACACTTGACGAGGTTATACTCCTCAGAAGCTATGGATTTAGACCAGTCGTTGTTCTTGTTATGGACTTTTCTAACGGAGCTGACGTTATCATTGCCCGCAGAGGGATTGAAACTCTTTCAGACCTGAAAGGCAAAAAGATTGGAGTGGAAAACTCAGCTTTAGGTGCCTATATGCTTACAAGAGCCTTAGAAAAGGCAGGGCTTACAGTAAATGACGTAAAGATAGTTCCGCTGGAAGTAGATGAACATCTAAACTGGTTTAAAAGGGGAAAGATAGATGCAGTGGTAACGTTTGAGCCGGTGAAAAGTAAGATACTGAAAGCTGGAGGTCGTGTTATATTTGACAGCTCACAGATTCCTGAAGAGATAGTTGATGTTCTGGTTGTTGAAAAAGAGTACTTAGACAAAAATCCGTCTGTCGTTAAAAAGTTAGTAAACCAGTGGTTTCGTGCAGTAAATTTTTTGAAAGAAAATCCCAAAGAAGCCTTTAGGATAATCTCTCAAAGGGAACATATAACTGACGAGGAACTAAATAAAGCATATGCAGGGATTAAAATTCCCGGCAGAAAAGAAAATAGATTACTCCTTGACAGCTCAAAACCAAAGTTAGAAGCTGTGGCAAGAAAACTGCTGAAAATAATGAAAGAAAAAAGAATTATCTCACAAAACAGTATCGATATAGATGGAATTTTTGACGGAAGGTTTATAGAGGAAGATTAA
- a CDS encoding MFS transporter — translation MDTQDFKVKGSPSLGLAMATFGFFIGFAAVSLYGPVAKNLKEILGLSGFLLGLLVAAPNLTGSLLRIPFAAWVDKVGGKIPLATLLILSVVGMAGLSTLLYLYYPNLQPWMYWLILLFGFLSGCGIATFSVGIAQTAYWFPESKQGFALGIYAGVGNLAPGIFGMILPFALKEIGLTTSYILWFGFLLVGTAIYILLAKDAPYFQLIKAGVPREEAVRKAKELGQELIPTGSLIESLKNSARHIETWALVALYFTSFGGFLALTGWFIVFWVQSYDMEVRHAGLLMAFGFSLLASVIRIFGGWISDKIGGELVSIIAFSMVLFGAITVIIGGNTNFAVSLTGEILMGAGMGIANGAVFKLVPKYVPHATGGAAGWVGGLGAFGGFVVPPILGLFVQYQGVAGYANGFVVYVVLAVSAIIISALLWRAYGKEINKPIEE, via the coding sequence ATGGACACACAGGATTTTAAGGTCAAGGGAAGTCCATCACTTGGACTTGCAATGGCAACATTTGGATTTTTTATAGGATTTGCTGCCGTTTCCCTTTATGGACCTGTGGCAAAAAACCTGAAGGAGATTTTAGGGCTTTCTGGTTTTCTCCTTGGTCTTTTGGTAGCTGCTCCTAATCTGACAGGTTCACTTCTCAGGATACCATTTGCAGCATGGGTTGATAAGGTGGGAGGTAAAATACCCCTTGCCACGCTTTTAATTCTTTCTGTTGTAGGAATGGCTGGGCTTTCAACACTTTTGTATCTGTATTATCCTAACCTTCAGCCGTGGATGTACTGGCTGATACTGCTTTTTGGTTTTCTAAGTGGATGTGGTATTGCAACATTTTCTGTTGGAATAGCCCAGACAGCATACTGGTTTCCTGAGAGTAAGCAGGGATTTGCCCTTGGCATATACGCTGGTGTAGGTAATCTTGCACCGGGGATATTTGGTATGATTCTGCCCTTTGCACTTAAGGAAATAGGTTTAACCACTTCATACATACTGTGGTTTGGCTTCTTATTAGTTGGGACTGCTATATACATACTTCTTGCAAAAGATGCGCCTTACTTTCAGCTGATAAAGGCAGGTGTTCCCAGAGAAGAAGCAGTAAGAAAAGCAAAGGAGTTAGGACAGGAGCTGATACCGACAGGTAGTCTGATAGAATCTCTGAAAAACTCAGCAAGACATATAGAGACGTGGGCACTTGTGGCTCTATATTTCACATCTTTTGGCGGATTTTTAGCCCTTACAGGATGGTTTATCGTTTTCTGGGTTCAAAGTTACGATATGGAAGTGAGACACGCTGGACTGCTGATGGCTTTTGGCTTTTCACTTCTTGCCTCAGTTATCAGAATTTTTGGTGGATGGATTTCAGACAAGATTGGTGGAGAACTTGTCTCTATTATAGCCTTTTCTATGGTGTTGTTTGGTGCTATCACAGTGATAATTGGAGGAAATACAAACTTTGCTGTTTCTCTAACAGGTGAAATTCTTATGGGAGCTGGTATGGGAATAGCAAATGGAGCTGTCTTTAAACTTGTTCCTAAATATGTTCCACATGCAACAGGTGGTGCAGCTGGATGGGTAGGTGGTTTAGGAGCTTTCGGTGGTTTTGTTGTTCCTCCAATACTGGGTCTGTTTGTTCAGTATCAGGGGGTAGCAGGTTATGCAAACGGATTTGTCGTTTATGTTGTTCTTGCCGTATCAGCAATTATAATCTCTGCTCTCCTGTGGAGAGCTTACGGTAAAGAAATAAACAAGCCAATAGAGGAGTAA